A section of the Leptospira terpstrae serovar Hualin str. LT 11-33 = ATCC 700639 genome encodes:
- a CDS encoding cyclic nucleotide-binding and patatin-like phospholipase domain-containing protein, producing the protein MKDLEGKIHLVSSLPLFRSLSRKEKIWVAESVHIVESEREEILFTAGDGDRSLFLILSGGIKLFLPKKGEGKREEEVQYLKKGEYFGIQSLLTGEKHSHTAVTVTESRFLVLSQAGFQKLIQKIPYLSITFSKMLTKSLRGELLGGREYFRNSVVCLVHSDPIAKDRLASELVSSIEEESGKKSVILHFAQNGQTENPYVKSYKFKDSDRIKETLGKHYASHSFIFLEVFPDTEEDLKQLLIEESDHIENYLSPDKKINLCDSITSESKENEILYHETNIRDVLDHGKWEIHIRRKARELSGVQIGVALGGGAALGLAQVGIMKVMEEEGIIPDMIAGTSIGAVIGAFWASGLGYKGILPLLGEIDSIFKMFKLVDLSFPGQGLLHGKHVRSLLEKYLGDLYFEDLPIKLRLISCDISTRQEIVLSEGKVLDAVMASISIPGVFVPQPQENGKTYVDGGIVNPLPVSALTHEGVQKIIAINSMPSSKDEMKTNKLLNLNVLDIIVNSLYSLQYRIGKYSAQEADVYLNPILPNSNWFEFWRSSEFIQLGETVAKSSLQELKQLFSEKN; encoded by the coding sequence ATGAAAGATTTAGAAGGAAAAATTCACCTTGTCTCGAGCCTTCCGCTGTTTAGAAGTCTCTCCCGAAAAGAAAAGATTTGGGTGGCCGAATCGGTTCATATAGTCGAATCCGAAAGGGAAGAAATTTTATTCACTGCGGGAGACGGGGATCGAAGTTTATTTCTCATTCTATCTGGTGGGATCAAATTGTTTCTGCCCAAAAAAGGGGAAGGAAAACGTGAAGAAGAAGTTCAATATCTCAAAAAAGGAGAATACTTTGGGATTCAATCCTTACTCACCGGTGAAAAACATAGTCATACTGCTGTTACAGTTACCGAATCGAGATTTCTCGTTTTATCCCAAGCCGGATTCCAAAAACTAATCCAGAAAATTCCTTATCTATCGATTACTTTTTCCAAAATGCTAACCAAGTCTCTTCGGGGAGAGCTCCTTGGAGGACGCGAATACTTTCGTAATTCAGTAGTTTGTCTTGTACATTCCGACCCAATAGCAAAGGATCGTTTGGCTTCGGAATTGGTTTCTTCCATCGAAGAAGAGTCCGGGAAAAAATCTGTCATTCTCCACTTTGCCCAAAACGGACAAACAGAAAATCCTTATGTAAAATCTTATAAATTCAAAGATTCCGATCGCATCAAAGAAACTTTAGGCAAACACTACGCAAGCCATTCCTTTATCTTTTTGGAAGTGTTTCCGGATACGGAGGAAGATTTAAAACAACTGTTAATCGAAGAATCTGACCATATTGAAAACTACCTTTCCCCCGATAAAAAAATTAATCTTTGTGATTCTATAACTAGTGAATCCAAAGAAAACGAAATTCTTTATCATGAAACCAATATCAGAGATGTATTGGATCATGGAAAATGGGAAATCCATATCAGAAGAAAGGCAAGAGAACTGTCTGGAGTACAAATTGGAGTGGCACTCGGTGGGGGTGCAGCCTTGGGTCTTGCTCAAGTGGGAATCATGAAGGTAATGGAAGAGGAAGGAATCATTCCCGACATGATTGCAGGAACGAGTATCGGTGCAGTCATTGGTGCTTTTTGGGCCAGTGGTTTAGGTTACAAAGGAATCTTACCACTCCTCGGTGAAATCGATAGCATTTTCAAAATGTTCAAACTCGTTGATTTATCTTTTCCTGGCCAAGGACTTTTACATGGAAAACATGTTAGGTCTCTTCTCGAAAAATATCTTGGAGATTTGTATTTTGAAGATCTTCCTATTAAACTAAGACTCATCAGCTGTGATATTTCCACAAGACAGGAGATTGTTCTCTCAGAAGGAAAAGTCCTCGATGCGGTTATGGCAAGTATTTCTATCCCTGGTGTGTTTGTACCGCAACCCCAAGAAAACGGAAAAACTTACGTGGACGGCGGGATCGTGAATCCACTCCCCGTTTCTGCTCTGACCCATGAAGGGGTTCAAAAGATCATTGCTATCAATTCTATGCCGAGTTCCAAAGATGAAATGAAAACAAACAAACTACTTAATTTGAATGTTTTGGATATCATTGTGAATAGTTTATACTCCCTCCAATACCGAATTGGAAAGTATAGCGCCCAGGAAGCAGATGTGTATTTAAATCCAATTCTTCCCAACTCGAATTGGTTTGAATTTTGGCGAAGTAGTGAATTCATACAACTGGGAGAAACAGTTGCCAAAAGTTCACTACAAGAACTCAAACAATTGTTTAGCGAAAAAAATTAG
- a CDS encoding PLP-dependent cysteine synthase family protein, with protein sequence MIDPISKGIDDLGNSLLQALNNVQGIFGKELSVAKPIHDNILQLIGNTPLIRLNRIGSEYTGVQFYLKAEFLNPTGSAKDRTAIAMYLDAERRGKLKKGMSVVLVGAGSSSVSFTWIGKVKGYPVFCLVPLHTPPERIQLLRSYGAEVTVTNESDLGRLSELAEEKAKKLGGWIPDEASNPANPNFHFKTTGPEIWRDLQGKVGAVISAPGSGGAITGIGRFLKSQDRRVKVIIAGKQNSPFMEYGKTDNPKERERIQLPAVYDPKLIDHYFHVTKDEALHLQADLYEKEGIFAGLTTGTVITGALRFSESIPESERNERNPFNIVILSPDRD encoded by the coding sequence ATGATAGATCCAATTTCCAAAGGCATCGATGACTTGGGCAACAGTCTGTTGCAGGCGCTCAACAATGTACAAGGTATCTTTGGAAAGGAACTTTCCGTTGCAAAACCGATTCATGATAATATCCTTCAATTGATTGGAAACACCCCGCTAATTCGATTGAATCGAATTGGTTCAGAATATACGGGGGTGCAGTTTTATCTCAAAGCTGAATTTTTAAATCCTACTGGTTCAGCAAAAGACCGAACTGCCATTGCAATGTATTTGGATGCGGAAAGGAGAGGAAAACTTAAGAAGGGGATGTCGGTAGTCCTTGTCGGAGCAGGTTCTTCTTCTGTTAGTTTTACTTGGATTGGTAAAGTAAAAGGTTATCCTGTATTTTGTTTGGTTCCTCTTCATACTCCACCTGAGCGCATTCAGTTGTTACGTAGTTATGGAGCCGAAGTTACTGTCACCAATGAATCAGATTTAGGTAGATTGTCAGAACTTGCTGAAGAAAAAGCAAAAAAGTTAGGTGGATGGATTCCCGATGAAGCATCCAATCCCGCAAATCCTAATTTTCATTTTAAGACAACAGGACCTGAAATTTGGAGAGACCTCCAAGGAAAAGTAGGAGCTGTGATTTCTGCGCCTGGATCAGGTGGTGCGATTACAGGAATCGGTCGTTTTTTAAAGTCACAAGACCGTCGAGTCAAAGTCATCATTGCGGGAAAACAAAATTCCCCCTTTATGGAATATGGAAAAACAGACAATCCTAAAGAAAGGGAAAGAATCCAACTTCCGGCAGTTTATGATCCGAAACTAATAGATCATTACTTTCATGTTACCAAGGATGAAGCCTTACACCTGCAAGCTGACCTTTATGAAAAAGAAGGAATTTTTGCAGGTCTCACGACAGGCACTGTAATTACTGGAGCCCTTCGGTTTTCGGAATCCATCCCAGAATCAGAAAGAAACGAACGTAATCCCTTTAATATAGTCATTTTATCTCCCGATAGAGACTAA